One part of the Magallana gigas chromosome 5, xbMagGiga1.1, whole genome shotgun sequence genome encodes these proteins:
- the LOC105318860 gene encoding ras-related protein Rab-20-like: protein MEPGPKKKADLKVIVMGDFNVGKTSFIGRYIEGEFKQHDATIGAAFFLKQWGPYNIAIWDTAGAERFTGLSSFYCRNAGAAILAFDMSIVSTFESLWARFIPLLEVANEDCLKIVVGMKLDALGEDQREVTVQEGKKFAREINDKIDLGKLPSDPYFETSSKTGHNVTEVFEYIFRYCLPLSEAQLQAANRQGTVNLPNGKQSQKKCCSH from the exons ATGGAACCCGGCCCAAAGAAAAAAGC GGACCTGAAGGTGATTGTGATGGGTGACTTCAATGTGGGCAAGACTTCCTTTATTGGTCGGTACATAGAGGGGGAATTCAAGCAACATGATGCT ACCATTGGTGCTGCTTTCTTCCTTAAACAGTGGGGGCCATACAACATAGCTATCTGG GATACAGCTGGAGCGGAGAGGTTCACTGGTCTGTCTTCATTCTACTGTAGAAACGCTGGGGCTGCCATCCTAGCATTTGACATGTCCATTGTCAGCACTTTTGAATCTCTATG GGCTAGATTCATCCCCTTGCTAGAGGTTGCTAATGAAGACTGCCTTAAGATAGTTGTTGGGATGAAACTGGATGCATTGGGTGAGGACCAAAGGGAGGTAACTGTTCAAGAGGGAAAGAAGTTTGCCCGAGAAATCAATGACAAGATTGACCTAGGCAAACTGCCCAGTGACCCATACTTTGAAACTTCCAGTAAAACTGGACACAATGTGACGGAAGTGTTCGAGTACATCTTTCGGTATTGTCTTCCATTGTCCGAGGCACAGCTGCAAGCCGCTAATAGGCAAGGGACAGTAAACCTACCAAATGGAAAACAATCTCAGAAAAAATGCTGCAGCCATTGA